In the genome of candidate division KSB1 bacterium, one region contains:
- a CDS encoding MBL fold metallo-hydrolase, translated as MALNWKKLTVGPFAMNTYLLWCSRTRAGVLIDPGDEADLILQTVAATKVKPERIVLTHAHLDHVWQAKVVQENLKLPLFMHRDDVPILERLPFQAQMFGLPSPEPPRVDGYLDEGEEVSFGDVTMKILHAPGHSPGSIVLYGDDTAVVGDVLFQGSIGRTDLPMGSYETLMNSIHRKLLTLPDRVRVLPGHGEETTIGIERRSNPFLQI; from the coding sequence ATGGCATTGAATTGGAAAAAGTTGACGGTTGGCCCGTTTGCAATGAACACGTACCTTCTCTGGTGCAGCCGCACGCGTGCCGGCGTTCTGATCGATCCGGGAGATGAAGCCGATCTCATCCTGCAAACCGTCGCCGCGACGAAAGTCAAACCCGAGCGCATCGTGCTGACCCATGCGCACCTCGATCACGTCTGGCAGGCCAAGGTCGTCCAGGAAAATTTAAAACTACCGCTGTTCATGCACCGTGACGATGTGCCGATATTGGAGCGCCTGCCTTTTCAAGCGCAAATGTTCGGCTTGCCAAGCCCCGAGCCACCGCGCGTTGACGGCTATCTCGACGAAGGCGAGGAAGTGAGTTTTGGCGACGTCACGATGAAAATTCTGCACGCGCCGGGCCATTCGCCGGGGAGCATTGTTCTTTACGGCGACGACACCGCCGTTGTCGGGGATGTTCTTTTTCAGGGTTCCATCGGCCGCACGGATCTGCCGATGGGTTCATACGAAACACTGATGAATTCGATTCACCGGAAACTCTTGACGCTTCCCGATCGCGTGCGCGTTTTGCCGGGGCACGGCGAGGAGACGACAATCGGCATCGAGCGGCGGAGCAATCCGTTTTTGCAAATTTAA
- the dcd gene encoding dCTP deaminase, which translates to MSIKADRWIKQMALEQGMIAPFEEKQVRQGVISFGLSSYGYDVRIADEFKIFTNVFGAVVDPKGFDPKSFVDFKGEVCIIPPNSFALGRTVEYFRIPRHVMTICVGKSTYARCGIITNVTPLEPGWEGHVTLEISNTTPLPAKIYANEGIAQILFFESDEQCMVSYADKKGKYQSQQGVTLPKV; encoded by the coding sequence ATGAGCATAAAAGCCGACCGGTGGATTAAACAAATGGCGCTCGAGCAGGGCATGATCGCGCCGTTCGAGGAAAAACAAGTCCGGCAAGGCGTCATCTCGTTTGGATTGTCTTCCTACGGCTATGACGTTCGCATCGCCGACGAATTTAAAATTTTTACGAACGTCTTCGGCGCCGTCGTCGATCCGAAAGGGTTCGATCCCAAATCCTTCGTCGATTTCAAGGGCGAGGTCTGCATCATTCCGCCGAATAGTTTTGCCCTGGGGCGGACGGTTGAATATTTTCGCATCCCGCGCCATGTCATGACCATTTGCGTCGGCAAATCCACGTACGCACGTTGCGGCATAATAACGAATGTTACGCCTTTAGAGCCAGGCTGGGAAGGCCACGTCACGCTGGAAATCTCCAACACCACGCCGCTGCCGGCCAAAATTTACGCCAACGAAGGCATCGCGCAAATTCTCTTTTTTGAAAGCGATGAACAATGCATGGTTTCGTACGCCGATAAAAAAGGCAAGTATCAGTCGCAGCAAGGCGTGACCTTGCCGAAAGTATAG
- a CDS encoding Uma2 family endonuclease — protein MDELEKFPLPAPAELYGGKVVFKMASFAHGVIEHNIGAEIRNYLKTNPLGLLSGDANFRLWLNHARESRAPDLSFILKERLPENLFRYPPMAPDLAIEILWPDDRFMQVMAKVDEYLSQGVKIVWVMIASTREVLFCTPQSTYIVRDKLTAPGLLPGFELEVKDIFVGL, from the coding sequence GTGGATGAGCTCGAAAAATTCCCTCTTCCTGCTCCTGCCGAACTTTATGGTGGAAAGGTGGTTTTTAAAATGGCAAGTTTTGCTCATGGCGTTATCGAACATAATATCGGGGCCGAAATTAGAAACTATTTGAAGACTAATCCCCTCGGCTTGCTTTCCGGCGACGCCAATTTCCGTTTGTGGCTGAATCACGCCCGAGAATCGCGCGCGCCGGATTTATCATTTATTTTAAAAGAGCGCCTTCCCGAAAATTTATTTCGTTATCCACCCATGGCGCCGGATCTGGCGATTGAGATCCTTTGGCCTGATGACAGGTTTATGCAAGTCATGGCTAAGGTGGATGAATATCTCTCGCAAGGTGTCAAAATTGTTTGGGTGATGATTGCCAGCACACGTGAAGTCTTGTTTTGTACGCCGCAGAGCACATACATCGTGCGCGACAAGTTAACCGCGCCGGGCTTGCTGCCGGGTTTTGAGCTGGAGGTGAAGGATATTTTTGTTGGGCTTTAA
- a CDS encoding MBL fold metallo-hydrolase, whose translation MKIRFCGAAQEVTGSQHLLSVNGKKILLDCGMFQGRRAESRRKNETFEFIPVELDKLILSHAHIDHSGNIPTLVKRGFGGDIFSTRATVDLCNLMLRDSAHIQEKDAEWLHKKRGEKIEPLYTLEDVETAMRQFVGLQYLRPFTLASGVQVTFQDAGHILGSAGVLLEIEEKGKTRRFGFSGDIGRNNMPIIHDPDYLTDLDVLIMESTYGNREHADIENLAGELATIANAVHNRGGKIIVPAFSIGRTQALVYYLHKLWDQNRIPDLPIYVDSPLSVETTGVYRMHPECFDRETHRLFIDDGQDPFGFKRLKYIRDIEDSKKLNDLKESCMIISASGMAETGRVLHHLKNNIGDSRHCVLLIGFMAEHTLGRRLADGAEEVKIFGELYKRRCEVRKLDGMSAHADRSELLDFVRRQNPDKLKHIFLVHGELEPMTALAEAIRSLGFRNVHTPKQGQEFEI comes from the coding sequence ATGAAAATCCGCTTCTGTGGCGCGGCGCAAGAGGTGACGGGATCGCAGCATCTTCTGTCCGTCAACGGCAAAAAAATTCTGCTGGACTGCGGCATGTTTCAAGGCCGGCGCGCTGAGAGCCGTCGCAAAAACGAAACTTTTGAATTCATTCCCGTCGAACTCGACAAGCTCATACTCTCGCACGCGCACATCGATCATTCCGGCAATATTCCCACCCTGGTGAAACGCGGCTTTGGGGGGGATATTTTTTCGACGCGCGCGACAGTCGATCTTTGCAACCTCATGCTGCGCGACTCGGCGCACATTCAGGAGAAAGACGCCGAATGGCTGCATAAAAAACGCGGCGAGAAAATCGAGCCGCTTTATACGCTCGAAGACGTCGAAACGGCGATGCGGCAATTCGTCGGCCTGCAATATCTACGGCCTTTCACTCTTGCTTCCGGTGTGCAGGTTACGTTTCAAGATGCCGGACACATTCTCGGCTCGGCGGGCGTGTTGTTGGAGATTGAAGAAAAAGGGAAAACGCGGCGTTTCGGTTTTTCCGGCGATATCGGCCGGAACAACATGCCGATCATCCACGACCCCGATTATTTAACTGATCTCGACGTGCTGATTATGGAAAGTACGTACGGCAATCGCGAGCATGCGGATATTGAAAACCTCGCCGGGGAGCTGGCGACCATTGCCAACGCCGTTCACAATCGCGGCGGCAAGATCATCGTGCCGGCCTTTTCCATCGGACGAACCCAGGCGCTGGTTTATTATCTGCACAAACTCTGGGATCAAAACCGCATTCCCGACCTGCCGATTTACGTGGACAGCCCGCTTTCTGTCGAGACCACGGGCGTCTACCGCATGCATCCGGAGTGTTTCGACCGCGAGACGCACCGCCTGTTCATCGATGACGGCCAAGACCCCTTTGGCTTCAAACGCTTGAAATATATTCGTGATATTGAAGACTCGAAGAAGCTCAACGACCTCAAAGAATCGTGCATGATCATTTCCGCCTCGGGCATGGCAGAAACCGGAAGAGTTTTGCACCATCTCAAGAACAACATTGGCGACTCGCGCCATTGCGTGCTGCTCATTGGCTTCATGGCCGAGCACACGCTGGGCCGCCGCCTGGCTGATGGCGCTGAAGAAGTGAAAATTTTCGGCGAGCTTTACAAACGTCGCTGCGAAGTACGAAAGCTCGACGGCATGAGCGCCCACGCCGACCGCAGTGAACTGCTGGATTTCGTGCGCCGGCAAAATCCGGACAAGCTCAAACACATCTTTTTGGTGCATGGTGAATTGGAGCCAATGACGGCATTGGCGGAGGCCATTCGCAGCCTGGGATTTCGGAATGTGCACACGCCGAAGCAGGGGCAGGAGTTTGAGATTTAG
- a CDS encoding HD domain-containing protein, protein MLTLEDVKKNSLVDAYIARADQYLEVIGYTEHGRRHGSIVAKSARGILLELGLPAREAELSAIAGYLHDIGNVFNRVNHSFTGAVLAHTLLLGMEMPPDEITQIVAAIGSHDEASCEPVSNVSAGLIIADKSDVHRSRVRNPEMIKFDIHDRVNYAVENSKLSIDREQRAITLDLTIDTKISPVAEYFEIFLSRMLFCRRAANFLSCEFSLVANGSRLL, encoded by the coding sequence ATGCTAACACTTGAAGATGTCAAGAAAAATTCCCTCGTTGACGCGTATATTGCGCGCGCAGATCAGTATTTGGAAGTGATCGGCTACACCGAGCATGGCCGCCGCCACGGCAGCATCGTGGCGAAATCGGCGCGCGGCATCCTGCTCGAGCTCGGTTTGCCGGCGCGCGAAGCCGAGCTGTCGGCCATTGCGGGTTATTTGCATGATATCGGCAACGTCTTCAACCGCGTCAATCACTCCTTCACCGGCGCGGTGTTGGCGCATACGCTGTTGCTTGGCATGGAAATGCCCCCGGACGAAATCACCCAAATCGTCGCGGCCATCGGCAGCCACGACGAAGCAAGCTGCGAGCCGGTCAGCAACGTTTCAGCCGGTTTGATCATCGCCGACAAATCGGACGTGCACCGCTCGCGTGTGCGCAATCCTGAAATGATCAAATTCGACATCCACGATCGCGTCAATTACGCGGTGGAAAACAGCAAGCTGAGCATTGACCGCGAGCAAAGAGCGATCACGTTGGATTTGACCATCGACACCAAAATTTCGCCGGTGGCGGAGTATTTTGAAATCTTTCTCTCACGCATGCTCTTCTGCCGCCGCGCCGCGAATTTTCTCAGTTGCGAGTTTAGTCTGGTGGCGAATGGCAGCCGGCTTTTGTAA
- a CDS encoding DUF5615 family PIN-like protein: protein MRSRFHEFEFFADHCVSNFIMRALRVEGHDIFRLKDYIPQDSTDEIAIAKAQELDSIMLSLNGDFSDIVTYPPGKYKGIIALQVRNHPEIIPLLMKRLVEY, encoded by the coding sequence TTGAGGTCGCGGTTCCATGAGTTTGAGTTCTTTGCCGATCACTGCGTCTCCAACTTTATCATGAGAGCGCTTCGAGTCGAAGGTCATGATATCTTTCGCTTAAAAGATTATATTCCGCAAGATTCCACAGATGAGATTGCCATCGCGAAAGCGCAAGAACTTGATTCTATCATGCTTTCGTTGAATGGCGATTTTTCGGATATTGTCACTTACCCTCCGGGGAAGTACAAAGGTATTATAGCCCTCCAAGTGCGAAATCATCCGGAAATTATTCCATTACTCATGAAACGACTGGTCGAGTATTGA
- a CDS encoding DUF433 domain-containing protein, which translates to MKDLTMEKYKTPPDGRIYITSTPDVLRGKPRINGTRIPVSLILGYLAAGRTFEEIIEEFPDLIKEQIAACLDYARELAEFEVAVP; encoded by the coding sequence ATGAAAGATTTGACGATGGAAAAGTACAAAACCCCACCGGATGGGAGAATTTATATCACGAGCACACCCGATGTGCTGCGGGGAAAGCCTCGCATCAACGGGACAAGAATTCCCGTGAGTCTAATCCTCGGATATTTAGCCGCGGGCAGAACCTTTGAAGAAATTATCGAAGAATTCCCGGATCTGATCAAGGAACAGATTGCTGCCTGTTTGGATTACGCGCGCGAGCTAGCCGAATTTGAGGTCGCGGTTCCATGA
- a CDS encoding PHP domain-containing protein — translation MTANGKADLHTHTSQSDGLLPPEKVVQLAAEAELQAVAITDHDEIGALDAAVAVGHQLGLEVIPGVELSVAHNGYDIHILGYFIDFHHPPLLEFLSYFQNERVRRVHRILEKLAALGFPVPLEKVLRKAGAGSIGRPHVADAMVEEGHVPSYYEAFNRFIADGKPAFVPKVRISVAQAVAMIHQAGGLACLAHPGQNLTEPTVLEVIQAGVDGIEVVHPKHSFSQRELYRQLARTYDLLETGGSDFHGGRKDDEKLGEYVIEYEKVEKMKTRNETRLLAMKEEP, via the coding sequence ATGACAGCCAACGGCAAAGCCGATCTTCACACACACACGAGTCAATCCGATGGTTTGCTGCCCCCGGAAAAGGTGGTGCAACTCGCGGCGGAAGCCGAATTGCAGGCGGTTGCCATTACCGATCATGATGAGATCGGCGCGCTCGACGCCGCTGTTGCCGTTGGTCATCAACTCGGCCTTGAAGTCATTCCCGGCGTGGAGCTGAGTGTTGCTCATAATGGATACGATATTCACATTCTCGGCTATTTCATCGATTTTCATCATCCGCCCCTTTTGGAATTTCTCAGCTATTTTCAAAATGAGCGCGTTCGCCGCGTCCACCGCATTCTCGAAAAGCTGGCGGCGTTGGGTTTTCCGGTGCCGCTGGAAAAAGTTTTACGCAAAGCCGGCGCCGGCAGCATCGGCCGGCCACATGTTGCCGATGCCATGGTTGAAGAAGGGCACGTGCCTTCTTATTACGAAGCGTTCAACCGGTTCATTGCAGATGGCAAGCCGGCTTTTGTCCCCAAAGTTCGCATCTCCGTGGCGCAAGCTGTGGCGATGATTCACCAAGCCGGGGGATTGGCTTGCCTGGCGCATCCCGGCCAAAATTTAACCGAACCGACCGTGCTCGAGGTGATCCAAGCCGGCGTCGATGGGATTGAAGTGGTGCATCCGAAGCATTCGTTTTCGCAACGCGAACTTTATCGCCAGCTCGCCAGGACTTATGATCTGCTCGAAACCGGCGGCTCGGATTTTCACGGCGGCCGCAAAGATGACGAGAAGCTGGGGGAGTATGTGATTGAATACGAAAAGGTGGAAAAAATGAAAACGCGCAACGAAACAAGATTGCTTGCAATGAAAGAAGAACCGTAA